GTTCTTCAATTTCACTAATGCCTACTTTGTTGTAAGGACTAATGGTACTTGAGAATGCATTTAAAGGGGTGTCACAATGTTAGAGAACACACTCTCCTAGATCAATCGctcaaaaaaaaaaagttcaatTGTGCAAAGAATTCATAAGCATCAAGTAATCATGCAAGTTACTAAAATGATGGCAATAAAGTAAATGTTGTTATTTTTAAGAGCACTAGTTAAATTCTTCTGAATTAATAAATGCTTTTGAATGTACTATAAATGCAATGATCTAGGATAAGAGAAGAAACAAAATAAATGTAATTGAATACCTTTAAATACAAGGATATATTAATCAATCACACAAGTTTATGTTTAACTAGCTCGTATTGATGAGTGAAGGGGGGGGAGAGTcggataaatttgaatttaaagttTGAAAGATGGAATTAAGATAAGAGAATCATAATGCCTATGTATAAATTCAATATTTACATATAAATgatacaataaatattaaatacattaaataaaaACTAAAAGTATGAATAATATGCTAAGCTTTTGGATTCAACTGTGTATATTttgtttgcatcaacgtttcagatcacactccattatccatcatcaagatgagagagaTATTAATCCATCATTTTTTTCTCTCAATAGCTCTCTCTcgtcctgatgatggatcatggagtgtgatctgaaacgtttaTGCAAACAAAATATACGCAATTGAATTCAAAAACTTAACATAATATTCATCATGAAttgtaaaaatttaatatttttttttatgaatccAACTTTATACAAAATTGTAAACAGATAAGTCCAATAAACATTCTATAAAAATGGGGACAGGACTAAAATGGTGAAATTGACATGTCTATGCAATTTCACCATTACATTACATTGTGGTATCAAAGGACTCGGCCGATTACAAACGCAAAGAACAAACACCCATCAAATCCGGACCGAACCTCGTTTATCTTTTGATgaacaaatatataaaaaattatataagcAATAACTAACGCTTAAGAATATTCTAGGCAAAACAGTTACTCGGAAACGACAAAACAATTTGACAGCGcgataaaataaaaagaattacCGTCTTCCCCTGCGGTTAAAACACTTTAGCGGAGAGGGTCAACTAAAACGGAGACGCGCACAACATCTAATCTGGCGGGAGGAGCGGCGTGCGAGGGAAAAGGGGCGGCGCTGCAAATCGGGCATCTGCCATGGCTGCGCAGCCACTTACGAATGCACTCCACGTGGAAATTATGTCGACACGATGGCAACGACAACGCCGGTTGCTCGGCCTCGTCATATTTAGAGAGGCAAATTATGCACTGCGCGGCACTGCCGTCTTGTACCTCGTCTTTACATCGCCTGTAATCGAACACCGGCATATCCACGTCGACCGTCTGCCCCGACGCTGCTGGTGTTGGCGACGCCCACTCCCCTCGCGCTGGCTGCGCCGCCGCCTTTTCGCTGAAGGCCACATATGTCACCACTAAAAATAGTGATGCGTATGCGATGAAGAAATAGGGCGAATGGAAACGAAATAGGTACTTGAAGAGTACGAGCGGAAAAGCAAAAACAACAAGTACCCACAGAATTATGATCCATGGCGACGAAGCGCAGCGCCGCCTCGCTAAGATTAGCGGCATCCCCTCTCTCTCTGCAATTCAGATAAAACCCTCGGGGAGGGTGTGTATGTGTTTGTTTTATGATACAAGAGAAGAGCTTTTGCTttgatgtgcatagcctagttaTATCTGTCTCTACCGAAAGTCAAAACCATTGTGTGTTTCCTCGTAATTACGCTTGTCACGCCTTTGCTTCTATTCCGCGAATTATCTTAATATTTTGTCTTTTGTCCGTACCCACCGTGTATTGTCGAGCACGACACGGTATTGATTTTAATTTATATTGTGGCCATTCAAAACTTGACCGATGTTTCGTGTTTATTAGGATGTATagggaatataatatttttttatgaattgatttaAATTAAATTAGAGTTGgttgattaaaatatttattttaaagggaatctatgtg
The nucleotide sequence above comes from Cryptomeria japonica chromosome 11, Sugi_1.0, whole genome shotgun sequence. Encoded proteins:
- the LOC131030318 gene encoding putative RING-H2 finger protein ATL69, with product MPLILARRRCASSPWIIILWVLVVFAFPLVLFKYLFRFHSPYFFIAYASLFLVVTYVAFSEKAAAQPARGEWASPTPAASGQTVDVDMPVFDYRRCKDEVQDGSAAQCIICLSKYDEAEQPALSLPSCRHNFHVECIRKWLRSHGRCPICSAAPFPSHAAPPARLDVVRVSVLVDPLR